One stretch of Eupeodes corollae chromosome 2, idEupCoro1.1, whole genome shotgun sequence DNA includes these proteins:
- the LOC129947183 gene encoding uncharacterized protein LOC129947183 isoform X1 — protein MISNLNFCKPSLKRIQKDEEQNEPFTKTRKKSSKFNKIKVCYIFSLPNDILEKIVGYIPYWHLPRLRKSCKRLLGVCDAVLLHEFKTSLHDYSLKDPEGIEYASLMAIKDATWPYIFYGYESIFCGTILPIIWNNNNFYPEPDKIKSFLKHFYKSANNKCGKPNSQPSRLLYCITLMGLLKKLKNSRLLSISSIAPNYWRFVLELRGPWIGVLSTPKSAVEPHERAKLLMMLCEILIANRTNRALKRVWECDSEVFIFGTNSSEEKKKPTMVVTFKISASKKITRLLKSFLEDELVQFPVSLPRGEFAVAIDVTCKEATKWGCCQVHHIEIGPQFDAHFEYEEDESDENNKSEFDV, from the exons atgattagtaatctaaatttttgtaaaccatctctaaaaagaattcaaaaagacGAAGAACAAAATGAACCATTCAcaaaaactcgaaaaaaaagttccaaattcaacaaaatcaaagtctgttatattttttctttaccaAATGacatattggaaaaaattgttggcTATATTCCGTATTGGCATTTGCCACGGCTGAGAAAAAGCTGCAAACGATTGCTTGGCGTTTGTGATGCAGTCCTTCTTCATGAATTCAAAACCTCTTTACACGACTACAGCTTAAAAGATCCGGAGGGTATAGAGTATGCTTCTCTGATG GCTATAAAAGATGCAACTTGGCCATATATTTTTTATGGTTATGAGTCTATATTTTGTGGCACGATATTACCAATCATTTGGAATAACAACAACTTTTATCCAGAACCAGataaaatcaaatcatttttgaagCATTTCTATAAATCGGCCAACAACAAATGTGGCAAACCGAATTCACAACCGTCCAGATTACTTTATTGTATAACTTTAATGGGACTCTTGAAg aagttgAAAAACTCACGTCTACTTTCTATTTCATCAATTGCACCGAATTACTGGCGGTTTGTGTTAGAACTCCGAGGACCCTGGATTGGAGTTTTATCGACACCCAAATCAGCGGTCGAACCACATGAACGTGCTAAATTATTGATGATGTTATGCGAAATACTCATTGCCAACAGAACAAATCGAGCGCTAAA AAGGGTTTGGGAGTGTGACAgcgaagtttttatttttggtacaaaTTCGAgtgaggaaaaaaaaaaaccaacaatggTGGTTACGTTTAAAATAAGTGCATCAAAGAAAATAACTAGACTCTTGAAATCTTTTCTGGAAGATGAGTTGGTGCAGTTCCCAGTTTCTTTGCCACGGGGTGAATTTGCTGTGGCCATTGATGTTACGTGTAAAGAAGCAACCAAATGGGGTTGTTGTCAAGTGCATCACATCGAAATTGGACCACAATTCGATGCACATTTTGAGTACGAAGAAGATGAGTCTGACGAGAATAACAAAAGTGAATTtgacgtttga
- the LOC129947183 gene encoding uncharacterized protein LOC129947183 isoform X2, with translation MISNLNFCKPSLKRIQKDEEQNEPFTKTRKKSSKFNKIKVCYIFSLPNDILEKIVGYIPYWHLPRLRKSCKRLLGVCDAVLLHEFKTSLHDYSLKDPEGIEYASLMAIKDATWPYIFYGYESIFCGTILPIIWNNNNFYPEPDKIKSFLKHFYKSANNKCGKPNSQPSRLLYCITLMGLLKKLKNSRLLSISSIAPNYWRFVLELRGPWIGVLSTPKSAVEPHERAKLLMMLCEILIANRTNRALKVWECDSEVFIFGTNSSEEKKKPTMVVTFKISASKKITRLLKSFLEDELVQFPVSLPRGEFAVAIDVTCKEATKWGCCQVHHIEIGPQFDAHFEYEEDESDENNKSEFDV, from the exons atgattagtaatctaaatttttgtaaaccatctctaaaaagaattcaaaaagacGAAGAACAAAATGAACCATTCAcaaaaactcgaaaaaaaagttccaaattcaacaaaatcaaagtctgttatattttttctttaccaAATGacatattggaaaaaattgttggcTATATTCCGTATTGGCATTTGCCACGGCTGAGAAAAAGCTGCAAACGATTGCTTGGCGTTTGTGATGCAGTCCTTCTTCATGAATTCAAAACCTCTTTACACGACTACAGCTTAAAAGATCCGGAGGGTATAGAGTATGCTTCTCTGATG GCTATAAAAGATGCAACTTGGCCATATATTTTTTATGGTTATGAGTCTATATTTTGTGGCACGATATTACCAATCATTTGGAATAACAACAACTTTTATCCAGAACCAGataaaatcaaatcatttttgaagCATTTCTATAAATCGGCCAACAACAAATGTGGCAAACCGAATTCACAACCGTCCAGATTACTTTATTGTATAACTTTAATGGGACTCTTGAAg aagttgAAAAACTCACGTCTACTTTCTATTTCATCAATTGCACCGAATTACTGGCGGTTTGTGTTAGAACTCCGAGGACCCTGGATTGGAGTTTTATCGACACCCAAATCAGCGGTCGAACCACATGAACGTGCTAAATTATTGATGATGTTATGCGAAATACTCATTGCCAACAGAACAAATCGAGCGCTAAA GGTTTGGGAGTGTGACAgcgaagtttttatttttggtacaaaTTCGAgtgaggaaaaaaaaaaaccaacaatggTGGTTACGTTTAAAATAAGTGCATCAAAGAAAATAACTAGACTCTTGAAATCTTTTCTGGAAGATGAGTTGGTGCAGTTCCCAGTTTCTTTGCCACGGGGTGAATTTGCTGTGGCCATTGATGTTACGTGTAAAGAAGCAACCAAATGGGGTTGTTGTCAAGTGCATCACATCGAAATTGGACCACAATTCGATGCACATTTTGAGTACGAAGAAGATGAGTCTGACGAGAATAACAAAAGTGAATTtgacgtttga
- the LOC129945333 gene encoding UTP--glucose-1-phosphate uridylyltransferase isoform X1: MSRAIDMLLDRVRGHQRAPSDSKEFHEVTKRDALRLLESELDNLLLTTTEPERKQYLQNEMNRFADLFGRFLQEDGPSIDWNEIQKLPGDAVMEYSGLSAPKDEQIKEMLNKLIVIKLNGGLGTSMGCHGPKSVIPVRSDLTFLDLTVQQIEHLNKKYDANVPLVLMNSFNTDQDTEKIVRKYQGFRVQIYTFNQSCFPRISRESFLPVAKDFTIENDMEAWYPPGHGDFYESFQNSGLLSKFIKEGREYCFLSNIDNLGATVDLNILSKLLNEDTPQKPMEFVMEVTNKTRADVKGGTLIQYENKLRLLEIAQVPKEHVDDFKSVKTFKFFNTNNIWASLKAIDRVLRERTLKMEIIVNNKSLENGLRVIQLETAVGAAMKCFDGSVGVNVPRSRFLPVKKTSDLLLVMSNLYSLKHGSLVMSPQRMFPTTPLVKLGENHFSKVKEFLNRFANIPDIIELDHLTVSGDVTFGRGVSLRGTVIIIANHGDRIDIPAGAILDNKIVSGNMRILDH, translated from the exons ATGAGTCGTGCAATCGATATGCTTCTTGATAGA GTCAGGGGACACCAAAGAGCCCCATCTGACTCTAAGGAATTCCACGAAGTCACAAAGCGTGATGCACTTCGATTGTTGGAGAGTGAATTGGACAATCTATTGCTAACAACAACCGAACCAGaaagaaaacaatatcttcaaaatgaaatgaaccgATTTGCTGATTTGTTTGGCAGGTTCTTGCAAGAAG ATGGTCCATCTATTGATTGGAATGAAATTCAAAAGCTTCCCGGTGATGCTGTTATGGAATACTCTGGTTTGAGTGCCCCAAAAGATGAACAg ATCAAGgaaatgttaaacaaattgATCGTGATCAAGCTAAACGGTGGTCTTGGTACCTCCATGGGATGTCACGGACCTAAAAGTGTTATTCCTGTTCGCTCGGATCTAACGTTCCTCGATTTGACTGTGCAGCAAATTGAA caccttaacaaaaaatacgaTGCCAATGTACCACTCGTCCTTATGAATTCCTTCAACACCGATCAAGATACCGAAAAGATTGTTCGTAAATACCAAGGTTTCCGTGTACAAATTTATACTTTCAATCAAAGTTGTTTCCCACGTATTAGTCGTGAATCTTTTCTACCTGTTGCCAAAGATTTCACGATAGAAAATGATATGGAAGCATGGTATCCACCTGGTCACGGTGATTTCTATGAATCCTTCCAGAACTCTGGTCTACTgagtaaatttattaaagaaggtCGAGAATATTGTTTCTTGTCCAACATTGATAATTTGGGAGCAACTgttgatttaaatattcttagcaaattgctaaatgAAGATACACCACAAAAACCAATGGAATTCGTTATGGAAGTTACAAATAAGACAAGAGCTGATGTTAAG GGTGGTACTCTTATCCAATATGAGAACAAATTGCGACTTCTGGAAATCGCTCAGGTGCCAAAAGAACACGTAGATGATTTTAAATCAGTCAAGACATTTAAATTCTTCAACACAAATAACATTTGGGCCAGTCTTAAAG cTATCGACCGTGTGTTGCGTGAAAGAACTCTAAAGATGGAAATCATTGTGAACAATAAATCTTTGGAAAATGGACTGCGTGTTATTCAACTAGAAACAGCTGTTGGTGCTGCTATGAAGTGCTTTGATGGATCTGTTGGTGTTAATGTGCCTCGTTCGCGTTTCTTGCCGGTCAAGAAGACATCCGATCTGTTGCTAGTTATGTCCAACTTGTATAGCTTAAAACATGGCAGTCTTGTTATGTCCCCACAAAGAATGTTCCCAACAACGCCGCTTGTCAAATTGGGTGAAAATCATTTCTCCAAAGTGAAAGAATTCCTCAATCGGTTTGCCAACATCCCAGACATCATTGAGTTGGATCATTTGACCGTGTCAGGAGATGTAACATTTGGAAGGGGTGTCTCTTTAAGA ggAACCGTCATTATCATCGCCAACCATGGAGATCGTATTGATATCCCGGCTGGAGCTATTCTCGATAACAAAATCGTATCGGGCAATATGCGCATTTTGGATCATTAA
- the LOC129945333 gene encoding UTP--glucose-1-phosphate uridylyltransferase isoform X4, whose amino-acid sequence MNRFADLFGRFLQEDGPSIDWNEIQKLPGDAVMEYSGLSAPKDEQIKEMLNKLIVIKLNGGLGTSMGCHGPKSVIPVRSDLTFLDLTVQQIEHLNKKYDANVPLVLMNSFNTDQDTEKIVRKYQGFRVQIYTFNQSCFPRISRESFLPVAKDFTIENDMEAWYPPGHGDFYESFQNSGLLSKFIKEGREYCFLSNIDNLGATVDLNILSKLLNEDTPQKPMEFVMEVTNKTRADVKGGTLIQYENKLRLLEIAQVPKEHVDDFKSVKTFKFFNTNNIWASLKAIDRVLRERTLKMEIIVNNKSLENGLRVIQLETAVGAAMKCFDGSVGVNVPRSRFLPVKKTSDLLLVMSNLYSLKHGSLVMSPQRMFPTTPLVKLGENHFSKVKEFLNRFANIPDIIELDHLTVSGDVTFGRGVSLRGTVIIIANHGDRIDIPAGAILDNKIVSGNMRILDH is encoded by the exons atgaaccgATTTGCTGATTTGTTTGGCAGGTTCTTGCAAGAAG ATGGTCCATCTATTGATTGGAATGAAATTCAAAAGCTTCCCGGTGATGCTGTTATGGAATACTCTGGTTTGAGTGCCCCAAAAGATGAACAg ATCAAGgaaatgttaaacaaattgATCGTGATCAAGCTAAACGGTGGTCTTGGTACCTCCATGGGATGTCACGGACCTAAAAGTGTTATTCCTGTTCGCTCGGATCTAACGTTCCTCGATTTGACTGTGCAGCAAATTGAA caccttaacaaaaaatacgaTGCCAATGTACCACTCGTCCTTATGAATTCCTTCAACACCGATCAAGATACCGAAAAGATTGTTCGTAAATACCAAGGTTTCCGTGTACAAATTTATACTTTCAATCAAAGTTGTTTCCCACGTATTAGTCGTGAATCTTTTCTACCTGTTGCCAAAGATTTCACGATAGAAAATGATATGGAAGCATGGTATCCACCTGGTCACGGTGATTTCTATGAATCCTTCCAGAACTCTGGTCTACTgagtaaatttattaaagaaggtCGAGAATATTGTTTCTTGTCCAACATTGATAATTTGGGAGCAACTgttgatttaaatattcttagcaaattgctaaatgAAGATACACCACAAAAACCAATGGAATTCGTTATGGAAGTTACAAATAAGACAAGAGCTGATGTTAAG GGTGGTACTCTTATCCAATATGAGAACAAATTGCGACTTCTGGAAATCGCTCAGGTGCCAAAAGAACACGTAGATGATTTTAAATCAGTCAAGACATTTAAATTCTTCAACACAAATAACATTTGGGCCAGTCTTAAAG cTATCGACCGTGTGTTGCGTGAAAGAACTCTAAAGATGGAAATCATTGTGAACAATAAATCTTTGGAAAATGGACTGCGTGTTATTCAACTAGAAACAGCTGTTGGTGCTGCTATGAAGTGCTTTGATGGATCTGTTGGTGTTAATGTGCCTCGTTCGCGTTTCTTGCCGGTCAAGAAGACATCCGATCTGTTGCTAGTTATGTCCAACTTGTATAGCTTAAAACATGGCAGTCTTGTTATGTCCCCACAAAGAATGTTCCCAACAACGCCGCTTGTCAAATTGGGTGAAAATCATTTCTCCAAAGTGAAAGAATTCCTCAATCGGTTTGCCAACATCCCAGACATCATTGAGTTGGATCATTTGACCGTGTCAGGAGATGTAACATTTGGAAGGGGTGTCTCTTTAAGA ggAACCGTCATTATCATCGCCAACCATGGAGATCGTATTGATATCCCGGCTGGAGCTATTCTCGATAACAAAATCGTATCGGGCAATATGCGCATTTTGGATCATTAA
- the LOC129945333 gene encoding UTP--glucose-1-phosphate uridylyltransferase isoform X2, whose translation MNGLKSFLVVRGHQRAPSDSKEFHEVTKRDALRLLESELDNLLLTTTEPERKQYLQNEMNRFADLFGRFLQEDGPSIDWNEIQKLPGDAVMEYSGLSAPKDEQIKEMLNKLIVIKLNGGLGTSMGCHGPKSVIPVRSDLTFLDLTVQQIEHLNKKYDANVPLVLMNSFNTDQDTEKIVRKYQGFRVQIYTFNQSCFPRISRESFLPVAKDFTIENDMEAWYPPGHGDFYESFQNSGLLSKFIKEGREYCFLSNIDNLGATVDLNILSKLLNEDTPQKPMEFVMEVTNKTRADVKGGTLIQYENKLRLLEIAQVPKEHVDDFKSVKTFKFFNTNNIWASLKAIDRVLRERTLKMEIIVNNKSLENGLRVIQLETAVGAAMKCFDGSVGVNVPRSRFLPVKKTSDLLLVMSNLYSLKHGSLVMSPQRMFPTTPLVKLGENHFSKVKEFLNRFANIPDIIELDHLTVSGDVTFGRGVSLRGTVIIIANHGDRIDIPAGAILDNKIVSGNMRILDH comes from the exons ATGAATGGGCTTAAATCGTTCCTTGTG GTCAGGGGACACCAAAGAGCCCCATCTGACTCTAAGGAATTCCACGAAGTCACAAAGCGTGATGCACTTCGATTGTTGGAGAGTGAATTGGACAATCTATTGCTAACAACAACCGAACCAGaaagaaaacaatatcttcaaaatgaaatgaaccgATTTGCTGATTTGTTTGGCAGGTTCTTGCAAGAAG ATGGTCCATCTATTGATTGGAATGAAATTCAAAAGCTTCCCGGTGATGCTGTTATGGAATACTCTGGTTTGAGTGCCCCAAAAGATGAACAg ATCAAGgaaatgttaaacaaattgATCGTGATCAAGCTAAACGGTGGTCTTGGTACCTCCATGGGATGTCACGGACCTAAAAGTGTTATTCCTGTTCGCTCGGATCTAACGTTCCTCGATTTGACTGTGCAGCAAATTGAA caccttaacaaaaaatacgaTGCCAATGTACCACTCGTCCTTATGAATTCCTTCAACACCGATCAAGATACCGAAAAGATTGTTCGTAAATACCAAGGTTTCCGTGTACAAATTTATACTTTCAATCAAAGTTGTTTCCCACGTATTAGTCGTGAATCTTTTCTACCTGTTGCCAAAGATTTCACGATAGAAAATGATATGGAAGCATGGTATCCACCTGGTCACGGTGATTTCTATGAATCCTTCCAGAACTCTGGTCTACTgagtaaatttattaaagaaggtCGAGAATATTGTTTCTTGTCCAACATTGATAATTTGGGAGCAACTgttgatttaaatattcttagcaaattgctaaatgAAGATACACCACAAAAACCAATGGAATTCGTTATGGAAGTTACAAATAAGACAAGAGCTGATGTTAAG GGTGGTACTCTTATCCAATATGAGAACAAATTGCGACTTCTGGAAATCGCTCAGGTGCCAAAAGAACACGTAGATGATTTTAAATCAGTCAAGACATTTAAATTCTTCAACACAAATAACATTTGGGCCAGTCTTAAAG cTATCGACCGTGTGTTGCGTGAAAGAACTCTAAAGATGGAAATCATTGTGAACAATAAATCTTTGGAAAATGGACTGCGTGTTATTCAACTAGAAACAGCTGTTGGTGCTGCTATGAAGTGCTTTGATGGATCTGTTGGTGTTAATGTGCCTCGTTCGCGTTTCTTGCCGGTCAAGAAGACATCCGATCTGTTGCTAGTTATGTCCAACTTGTATAGCTTAAAACATGGCAGTCTTGTTATGTCCCCACAAAGAATGTTCCCAACAACGCCGCTTGTCAAATTGGGTGAAAATCATTTCTCCAAAGTGAAAGAATTCCTCAATCGGTTTGCCAACATCCCAGACATCATTGAGTTGGATCATTTGACCGTGTCAGGAGATGTAACATTTGGAAGGGGTGTCTCTTTAAGA ggAACCGTCATTATCATCGCCAACCATGGAGATCGTATTGATATCCCGGCTGGAGCTATTCTCGATAACAAAATCGTATCGGGCAATATGCGCATTTTGGATCATTAA
- the LOC129945333 gene encoding UTP--glucose-1-phosphate uridylyltransferase isoform X3: MKVRGHQRAPSDSKEFHEVTKRDALRLLESELDNLLLTTTEPERKQYLQNEMNRFADLFGRFLQEDGPSIDWNEIQKLPGDAVMEYSGLSAPKDEQIKEMLNKLIVIKLNGGLGTSMGCHGPKSVIPVRSDLTFLDLTVQQIEHLNKKYDANVPLVLMNSFNTDQDTEKIVRKYQGFRVQIYTFNQSCFPRISRESFLPVAKDFTIENDMEAWYPPGHGDFYESFQNSGLLSKFIKEGREYCFLSNIDNLGATVDLNILSKLLNEDTPQKPMEFVMEVTNKTRADVKGGTLIQYENKLRLLEIAQVPKEHVDDFKSVKTFKFFNTNNIWASLKAIDRVLRERTLKMEIIVNNKSLENGLRVIQLETAVGAAMKCFDGSVGVNVPRSRFLPVKKTSDLLLVMSNLYSLKHGSLVMSPQRMFPTTPLVKLGENHFSKVKEFLNRFANIPDIIELDHLTVSGDVTFGRGVSLRGTVIIIANHGDRIDIPAGAILDNKIVSGNMRILDH, translated from the exons ATGAAG GTCAGGGGACACCAAAGAGCCCCATCTGACTCTAAGGAATTCCACGAAGTCACAAAGCGTGATGCACTTCGATTGTTGGAGAGTGAATTGGACAATCTATTGCTAACAACAACCGAACCAGaaagaaaacaatatcttcaaaatgaaatgaaccgATTTGCTGATTTGTTTGGCAGGTTCTTGCAAGAAG ATGGTCCATCTATTGATTGGAATGAAATTCAAAAGCTTCCCGGTGATGCTGTTATGGAATACTCTGGTTTGAGTGCCCCAAAAGATGAACAg ATCAAGgaaatgttaaacaaattgATCGTGATCAAGCTAAACGGTGGTCTTGGTACCTCCATGGGATGTCACGGACCTAAAAGTGTTATTCCTGTTCGCTCGGATCTAACGTTCCTCGATTTGACTGTGCAGCAAATTGAA caccttaacaaaaaatacgaTGCCAATGTACCACTCGTCCTTATGAATTCCTTCAACACCGATCAAGATACCGAAAAGATTGTTCGTAAATACCAAGGTTTCCGTGTACAAATTTATACTTTCAATCAAAGTTGTTTCCCACGTATTAGTCGTGAATCTTTTCTACCTGTTGCCAAAGATTTCACGATAGAAAATGATATGGAAGCATGGTATCCACCTGGTCACGGTGATTTCTATGAATCCTTCCAGAACTCTGGTCTACTgagtaaatttattaaagaaggtCGAGAATATTGTTTCTTGTCCAACATTGATAATTTGGGAGCAACTgttgatttaaatattcttagcaaattgctaaatgAAGATACACCACAAAAACCAATGGAATTCGTTATGGAAGTTACAAATAAGACAAGAGCTGATGTTAAG GGTGGTACTCTTATCCAATATGAGAACAAATTGCGACTTCTGGAAATCGCTCAGGTGCCAAAAGAACACGTAGATGATTTTAAATCAGTCAAGACATTTAAATTCTTCAACACAAATAACATTTGGGCCAGTCTTAAAG cTATCGACCGTGTGTTGCGTGAAAGAACTCTAAAGATGGAAATCATTGTGAACAATAAATCTTTGGAAAATGGACTGCGTGTTATTCAACTAGAAACAGCTGTTGGTGCTGCTATGAAGTGCTTTGATGGATCTGTTGGTGTTAATGTGCCTCGTTCGCGTTTCTTGCCGGTCAAGAAGACATCCGATCTGTTGCTAGTTATGTCCAACTTGTATAGCTTAAAACATGGCAGTCTTGTTATGTCCCCACAAAGAATGTTCCCAACAACGCCGCTTGTCAAATTGGGTGAAAATCATTTCTCCAAAGTGAAAGAATTCCTCAATCGGTTTGCCAACATCCCAGACATCATTGAGTTGGATCATTTGACCGTGTCAGGAGATGTAACATTTGGAAGGGGTGTCTCTTTAAGA ggAACCGTCATTATCATCGCCAACCATGGAGATCGTATTGATATCCCGGCTGGAGCTATTCTCGATAACAAAATCGTATCGGGCAATATGCGCATTTTGGATCATTAA